The Candidatus Binatia bacterium region GCCCGATCTGCAAAAGCTGGCGCAGCAGATGCAGAAGGGCTTTGCCACGAAAGGCGCCGACCGGGCGCCTGAGGAAGGCGAAAAGCCGCCGAGGAAGACAAGCCGCCGGGAGCGCAGCCAGAAGGGTTTGGAATAGTTCTTCATAAAATGAACCTGCACGAAATTTACTTCGAGCTCCGCCCGGAAGACATTGCCTACGTCAAGTTCATCCTCGAATCGTACGAGGTCATCGGCTTGATCCGCACCATCGATCGCAAGAAAGCGATCATCGTCGTCCTGATCGTCGAAGACTTCCTCGCCGTCGGCCGCTCTCTTATGGACTCGCTTCGCAGTGAGATCGAATTGACCGAGATTCCGCGGCCCGCGGACGTAGGCGACGACTGGTTGATGAAAGAGCTCGCGACCGAATCTCCTTCTGAGTAATGGCATCCTCGGCGTCATCCATCGAGCAGAGAGTCCTCAAGTTTTTTTTCTCCAGGCCGCGCCAACGCCTGACGCCCGCGGAAGTCTTAAAGGGCATCGGCGCCGCGCGCGACGACCTGAACGAGGTCGTCGGCGGCCTCAGAAATCTCGCCAGGGAAGGCAAGATCGTCCGGCTGAAAAAAAATCATTACGCGCTGCCGGACGGGCAAAACTGCGCGACTGGCAGGGTCCACGCCCATCCGGACGGATACGGCTTTCTGATACCCGACGACCGCGACAAGGAAGATCTTTATTTGAGCCGGCGCGAGATGCGCCGCGTCATGCACGGCGATCGCGTCATGATCAGAGTGGATCGCAAACGAACCGGCGTCGACGCCCACGTCGTCGAGATCCTCGAACGCGGCCAGAAGCGGCTCATCGGAACCTACGAGGAGCGCGACGGCAGAGGTTACATTATTCCGATGGACCCGCGCATCGCGCCCGCCATCCCGCTCGGTCGCGCCGGCCCAAAGCCGGAAAAAGGAACGGTTGTCGCCGCCGAGATATCGCGCTACGGAACCGGATATTCTTCTACCGAGGCGAAACTTCTCGAGACTCTCGGCGCAGCCGACGATCCGGAGATTCAGGCGCGCTCGATCATTTTCAGATACGGCCTGGCGGCCGCTTTTTCGCCGGAGGCGAAGCGCGAGGCGGAAAGCTGCTCGCAATCAATCAGTGCGGCGGAGGGCGGGGCGCGCGTGGATTTGCGCGCGCGTTCCATTGTCACGATCGACGGCGAGAGCGCGCGCGACTTCGACGACGCCGTGACCGTGGAGAAAAAAGACGGCCTCTATCGGCTCTACGTCTCGATCGCCGACGTGGCTTATTACGTCAAGCCCGGCACCGCGCTCGATCAAGAAGCTTACGAGCGCGCCACCAGCGTCTATTTTCCCGATCGCGCGCTCTCCATGCTGCCCGAAGAGCTTTCCAACGGCATCTGCAGCTTGAATCCGCGGGAAGACCGCTTGACCAAAACCGCGCTGATCGAGATCGACGAGCGCGGCGAGGTGCTAAAGAGCCGCTTCTTCAACTCGGTGATTCGCAGCCAGGCACGCATGACCTATACTGAGGTGCGCCGCATTCTGGTGGACAACGACCCGGACTGCATGGAACGGTACCGCCATCTCGTCGATTCATTCAAGCTCATGGAAAAGCTGGCGCTCGTCTTGGGGGAGAAACGAAGGGCAAGAGGCAGCCTGGATTTCGATCTGCCGGAGGCGGAAATCATCCTCGATCTGCAAGGCGCGCCGGAGAACATCGTTCGCGCCGAGCGCAACATCGCGCATCGGATCATCGAAGAGTTCATGATCGCCGCCAACGAGGCGGTGGCGCGGCATCTGAAAGAAAAGGATCATCCGCTGCTCTACCGCGTTCATGAGGGACCGGAGCGGGAGGCGATGGAAGAAATGGCGCCTTTTCTCCTCAGTCTCGGCTATCGCCTGCCGCTTAAGAAAGAGCGGATCACGCCCAAGGAACTGCAAAAGATGCTCGAATCATGCCGCGGCAAGCCCGAGGAGAGGGTTATCAACCGGGTATTGCTCCGCGCGATGAAGCAGGCGCACTACGCTCCGGAGAACATCGGACACTTCGGCCTGGCCTCGACCTGCTACACGCATTTCACTTCCCCGATCCGCCGCTATCCCGATTTGATCGTCCACCGGGCGTTAGAAGACGTTTTGCTTGACAAGAAGCTCAAGCCAAAGGACCGGGAAGAGCTCGACCGCTATCTCGACGAGGCCGGCAAGCACACCTCCGAGCGCGAGAGAATCGCCATGGACGCCGAGCGCGAGATGGTCGATCTCAAGAAGGCGCAATTCATGATGGACAAGATCGGCCAGGAATTTAACGGCTTCATCGTGAGCCTGGCCAACTTCGGATTCTTCGTCGAGCTGGAGAATTACTTCGTCGAAGGGCTCGTGAAGCTATCCTCGCTCAAAGACGACGTGTACCAGTACTACGAGAAGGAGTATCTCATCAAAGGCCGCCGCCACGGCCGCAAGTTCCGTCTGGGCGCCCCCGTCCGCGTCCGCGTCGCGCGTGTCAATTCGTTTAGGAGCGAGATAGATTTCGAGTTGGTTTAAGGGTTCAAGGAAATAAGGAAAAAATTCTGATTCCTTGCAGGTTAACTCGCCTGAGCCGCTTCTAAACGCTTCAGCCGTTCCTCAAATCGGTTCATCTGTTCCTTCATAACTGTCATCTCGATATCCAGGGTCTCGTGCAATTTCATGAATCCATCCACATGACTGGCCAGTCGATCAATGCGATCATCGACCGCGGCGAATCTCTCGTTCATCTCTTTTCGGAGAGTACGAAACTCGACGTGGACGAGCCTAAATCTGGACTCTGTCTTTCGAAACCCGGTTCGAACAAGCCGTTCCAGCGATGTGAACCGCTGACCGATTGTTGGAGGTTGTCTTTTGGAACTCTTCCTAGCCATGCCGCTTCATCTTCCTGCCGGATCGACATCCTAAAGTCAAGATAAATCTCCGTACCAACGCAACCTTTATTCTTTGAAACCTATCAGAGAGAAACAGACGCTGGCCGACATGAGATGACTTTGGTAATTGTCGCCGGGTGTAAATCGATCGCATATTATCTAGCCATTTTCATCGCATCAAGACATCTCCACTTCTGCCTTACGGATTATAGTGAAACAGATAGACTACAATAGCAAGTATTACGAATCCGAGCTTACTCAATTTGACAACCCAGACCCATTTGCCTAAGCTCCGTTCCACTCAACTCACTTTCGGGGAGGTGTCATGAAGCGGATTAGAATCGTGATAGGTCGGATCGTGTTGGCGGCTCTGGGGTTCGCGCCGTTTCATTCGGTCGAGGCCCAGCAGTTGGAGAAGCTCAACGTCGGCTACAGCGGCACCGGCATCAGCCAGTACGTCATGGAGCTGCCGCGCAAGCAGGGAATCTTCCGCAAAAACGGCCTGGAGCCGGAAATCGTCTACGTCGGCAGCGGCACGATCTTGAGCCAGGCGCTGATCGCCGGCACTTTCGACGTGGCTTTTTCGCAGGGCTCGGAGGCCATCGCGGCCAAGCTCAGGGGCTTCGATCAACGCATCGTCGCCACGGTCGCCAACCACTTCAACCACGTTTTTCTCGGCCACCCGTCGATTACCTCTTTGAAGCAGCTCAAGGGAAAGAAAGTCGCCGTGAGCCGCTTCGGCTCGGGATCGCACTTCATGACGAACCTTGTCGTCAAGGAGGCGGGGCTCGACCCGCAGAAAGATGTCGCCGTGCTGCAGGTCGGAAACTCTTCGTCCCGCATGGCCGCGATCATGGCCGGAAGCGTCGACGCGACGATCATGGCGGCCGATTTCGTTCCTCTCGCCAAAAAACAGGGGTTCAATATTCTGGTCGATCTCGCCGACACGAAGGTGGAATACCCCTTCCTCAGCCTCCATATGATGAGCCCGGTCATCGAGCGCAACCCGAAGCTCGCCAAGGCGCTTATCAAGAGCGTCTCCGAAGGCATTCGCGTATTTAAGAC contains the following coding sequences:
- the rnr gene encoding ribonuclease R, whose translation is MASSASSIEQRVLKFFFSRPRQRLTPAEVLKGIGAARDDLNEVVGGLRNLAREGKIVRLKKNHYALPDGQNCATGRVHAHPDGYGFLIPDDRDKEDLYLSRREMRRVMHGDRVMIRVDRKRTGVDAHVVEILERGQKRLIGTYEERDGRGYIIPMDPRIAPAIPLGRAGPKPEKGTVVAAEISRYGTGYSSTEAKLLETLGAADDPEIQARSIIFRYGLAAAFSPEAKREAESCSQSISAAEGGARVDLRARSIVTIDGESARDFDDAVTVEKKDGLYRLYVSIADVAYYVKPGTALDQEAYERATSVYFPDRALSMLPEELSNGICSLNPREDRLTKTALIEIDERGEVLKSRFFNSVIRSQARMTYTEVRRILVDNDPDCMERYRHLVDSFKLMEKLALVLGEKRRARGSLDFDLPEAEIILDLQGAPENIVRAERNIAHRIIEEFMIAANEAVARHLKEKDHPLLYRVHEGPEREAMEEMAPFLLSLGYRLPLKKERITPKELQKMLESCRGKPEERVINRVLLRAMKQAHYAPENIGHFGLASTCYTHFTSPIRRYPDLIVHRALEDVLLDKKLKPKDREELDRYLDEAGKHTSERERIAMDAEREMVDLKKAQFMMDKIGQEFNGFIVSLANFGFFVELENYFVEGLVKLSSLKDDVYQYYEKEYLIKGRRHGRKFRLGAPVRVRVARVNSFRSEIDFELV
- a CDS encoding ABC transporter substrate-binding protein, which codes for MKRIRIVIGRIVLAALGFAPFHSVEAQQLEKLNVGYSGTGISQYVMELPRKQGIFRKNGLEPEIVYVGSGTILSQALIAGTFDVAFSQGSEAIAAKLRGFDQRIVATVANHFNHVFLGHPSITSLKQLKGKKVAVSRFGSGSHFMTNLVVKEAGLDPQKDVAVLQVGNSSSRMAAIMAGSVDATIMAADFVPLAKKQGFNILVDLADTKVEYPFLSLHMMSPVIERNPKLAKALIKSVSEGIRVFKTDRNVAKATIQAAMKTNDPETLEYASARAAKVLEVRPFPTVAAIQMVLEELSEREPKARTMKFEDFVDLRALKELEKEGAFK
- a CDS encoding DUF4911 domain-containing protein, producing MNLHEIYFELRPEDIAYVKFILESYEVIGLIRTIDRKKAIIVVLIVEDFLAVGRSLMDSLRSEIELTEIPRPADVGDDWLMKELATESPSE